One Branchiostoma floridae strain S238N-H82 chromosome 1, Bfl_VNyyK, whole genome shotgun sequence genomic region harbors:
- the LOC118413769 gene encoding von Willebrand factor C and EGF domain-containing protein-like translates to MELAALLVLCLLPLVSTLQDSSQCAVVEDVFDPAPCLTPCSNDRECPADQVCCKVSPSSDCDHECQVPTETVECIDPEAGVLAPGEQLENGDGNCCTCQHSGEVTCTNGPCSTDGSASTRPGFCPDPAGSQLCGEAMCTTDSDCGGSDKCCPAIDACQFSMTCAPAIGGSTGCIANRSPYSEGEVVRVVDRCNNCTCLRGEVVCTDAPCPSAAAQQEEPTVSSPAAVVRSRDLLWLGALLLFVSLWNTF, encoded by the exons ATGGAGCTGGCTGCGCTTCTCGTCCTGTGCCTTCTACCGCTGGTCTCCACGCTACAGGACT CTTCCCAGTGTGCAGTTGTAGAGGACGTGTTTGACCCCGCCCCCTGCCTGACCCCCTGCTCCAACGACAGGGAGTGTCCAGCTGACCAGGTGTGCTGTAAGGTGTCCCCCAGCAGTGACTGTGACCATGAGTGCCAGGTGCCAACAGAGACAG TGGAGTGTATTGACCCAGAGGCAGGTGTGCTAGCTCCAGGAGAGCAGCTTGAGAATGGAGACGGGAACTGTTG TACCTGCCAACACTCAGGTGAAGTAACCTGCACTAATGGACCATGTAGCACTG ATGGCAGTGCATCCACCAGGCCTGGGTTCTGTCCGGACCCTGCCGGTTCCCAGCTGTGCGGAGAGGCCATGTGCACGACAGACTCGGACTGTGGCGGGAGCGACAAGTGTTGTCCTGCCATCGACGCCTGCCAGTTCTCCATGACGTGTGCACCAGCCATTGGGGGCTCCACAG GTTGCATTGCCAACAGATCCCCGTATTCTGAGGGAGAAGTGGTCAGGGTGGTGGACAGGTGTAACAACTG CACTTGTCTGAGAGGTGAGGTGGTGTGTACCGATGCCCCCTGCCCTTCAGCAGCAGCACAGCAGGAGGAACCAACAGTCAGCTCTCCAGCTGCAGTGGTTAGGTCCAGAGACTTGTTGTGGTTAGGGGCTCTTCTGCTGTTTGTATCTTTATGGAATACATTCTAA